The following proteins come from a genomic window of Hydractinia symbiolongicarpus strain clone_291-10 chromosome 2, HSymV2.1, whole genome shotgun sequence:
- the LOC130630304 gene encoding uncharacterized protein LOC130630304 isoform X3 produces MASRPVQPSSPGCAKRKVQQKLQRDAKQQPRGGQGSPSLLQKQSAGSRIPNFKVNTPNSAIRNKAADESKQNGLLPPSKLKTPEQQPKFSPASKMASPLSRISHQNNRSVPRLSQKNSDTSSSVTSSNDSSSTPVSRIQSPSYSVIGKTRISPPVTKSSESIHSKVNSGIPMKSGIPSRSTSALNNKRSLDSLRMSRENTAENLKQRKDSSSSIPCTRNKQSCESLGTSRENISDNYQRRADSGSSRSSSRRSSVGSSSSDGGDVVKPATHQNLAANIPKLKPSVTNLSSARQIKQPRAYNGGVSSGKQNQKLKEPNMDCGESKIKAPSGASSKHTSSSKLIPPSKPTGILKPMNKVTVDLGANKVDHQSKTTINNHADIERENVSLNSPKGIPRRASDGTVLKNRNTSSNTRPVFEKKFSESSFLAERDSCEENKEENMAENFVEKDSLRYPTVGKIPAALSSESKFVNTKAPLRYSASTDFGKSCAKIEGKASRSQSDSNVFHTPLKASVSADTGRGIKSVQKANRELDNLNLYLEEQENECIPDDVSECSSILSDGRNSSYKLDIPSPEDDKENSVSDSISYPYNNKKFTHQNVEMIIAERIEGSKQHASVADIKKTTDGYAEPEDCLKFSNYKEPVDSLETVHGRNTESVFNHDTQQPIMFKNFIETNGHRLDSTSPVNSPFRRIHPKVIIPPPQLSTHRNEGGLPIVPKEYARTPSSDVEELLVSHTEIDKIRRKAHEQAMKTWKKNKALEEVPICEESDHLNGGERSDGEVFYPSNASEFPEPTEKLAAKTSIRRASAEQIASLNDNDGDNMYRLQTMTLDRDKKKKSKIKKFFQKLSSKKEEKVDVDHNEDGDGFRTPLRSTSSYYKDRRKSDGTISLHSIQEIHSINPTPTTKRRLFLFNLSFMKKGRRQRSYTSSHMSYDDGGYDVRDCRPSDTVRALCSPDITRRNLVNKMLRQRRGSEPSLYRIQETSRTKKYKAPLPPDNVVPFTTRKVKPRTSNSSVSSVDTSDEADYINFPFSKTDVQAPSKPQRHIRSGSTEPYSSHRSNSLSSSSTASKKSSTRLDDDEWKKDVEYAVQNMHTVETKVGRLSSNSSESSSFSSESLSSSQRSHALHLEASYVNVTSNKNNSLRRTPLRHSIDNFNKLIELHRQTIEKIAYESSRLHCDCELLIGQQWEDFERSNEMVQLGLTGYMVVPVACPKSSNRAYTAWLRLEQKQTSEQVSCFANMCYSKLTLHRNCLHICHMIEQAYSSPCDGGLPKAIQFDCVYISPQIPNMALSRYISLTLEKHARYPEIYEREIALIALQVVKGVQYLQQNGVSLTSLGTENIFVLNNGDQSVVLSPRRTPNKCPAVAIAVLPGLGNGVEEIQHNQTTSVCHQLAFLLFELLHSPYHDELRDATDFSMLLATLPDLTIKSIYSRYFQYITNLLLESETHNSRSLDDLRLVLEVLLFGPTDICDHEEDDAVSLINKWLNRRCVDVVTHILKEASLNMSCMVGTTSSDVEKIKSVDQEVLLECEFLSAVTPHDIYRISKMLNR; encoded by the exons cgtcCCGTCCTGTGCAGCCATCCTCACCTGGTTGTGCTAAACGCAAGGTGCAGCAAAAACTCCAACGTGACGCAAAGCAGCAACCAAGAGGCGGACAAG GTTCTCCGAGTCTTCTTCAGAAGCAATCGGCTGGTTCAAGAATTCCTAATTTTAAAGTCAACACGCCTAACAGTGCAATACGTAATAAAGCAGCCGATGAATCAAAACAAAATGGCCTGCTTCCACCTTCGAAGTTAAAAACACCGGAACAACAACCAAAGTTCTCACCTGCAAGTAAAATGGCTTCGCCGTTGTCTAGAATTTCCCATCAGAACAATAGATCTGTGCCTCGTTTATCTCAGAAAAATTCTGATACAAGTTCCTCAGTTACCAGCAGTAATGACAGTAGTAGCACTCCCGTATCTAGGATTCAATCGCCTTCGTACAGTGTCATCGGAAAGACTCGCATATCTCCGCCGGTTACTAAAAGCAGCGAGTCTATACATTCAAAAGTGAATTCGGGTATTCCAATGAAGAGTGGAATACCGTCGAGATCGACGTCGGCTCTTAATAACAAACGTTCGCTCGATAGTCTCCGAATGAGTCGCGAAAATACAGCGGAGAACTTAAAACAAAGAAAGGACTCAAGCTCTTCCATACCCTGTACGCGAAATAAACAGTCTTGCGAGAGTTTAGGGACGAGTCGAGAAAACATATCGGACAATTATCAACGGAGGGCAGACTCTGGCTCAAGCAGGAGCAGTTCTCGTCGTTCGTCTGTCGGTAGTTCTTCAAGTGACGGCGGCGACGTTGTTAAGCCTGCTACTCATCAGAATTTAGCAGCGAACATTCCGAAGCTTAAACCATCGGTCACTAACCTGTCTTCCGCTAGACAGATCAAACAACCACGAGCCTATAATGGTGGTGTATCGAGCGGGAAACAAAATCAAAAGCTAAAAGAACCTAATATGGATTGTGGCGAATCCAAAATAAAAGCCCCGTCTGGTGCGTCTTCAAAACACACATCGTCCTCGAAACTCATTCCTCCCTCAAAACCAACAGGAATTCTAAAACCTATGAACAAAGTAACTGTTGATCTAGGTGCCAATAAAGTCGATCACCAGTCCAAGACTACAATAAACAATCATGCCGATATTGAAAGGGAAAATGTTTCTTTGAACTCTCCGAAAGGCATACCGCGAAGAGCTTCCGACGGCACCGTTCTTAAAAATAGAAACACGTCTTCTAACACTCGCCCTGTGTTTGAAAAGAAATTCAGTGAGTCCTCGTTCCTAGCTGAGAGAGATAGTTGCGAAGAAAACAAGGAGGAGAACATGGCAGAGAATTTCGTTGAAAAAGATTCTTTACGGTATCCTACAGTCGGAAAGATTCCGGCAGCCTTATCAAGTGAATCGAAATTTGTTAATACAAAAGCGCCGCTTCGTTATTCCGCTTCGACCGATTTCGGGAAGTCGTGTGCTAAaattgaagggaaagcatccaGATCTCAAAGCGATTCAAACGTTTTTCATACACCTTTGAAGGCTTCTGTCAGTGCAGATACAGGCAGGGGCATTAAAAGTGTACAGAAGGCAAACAGAGAGCTAGATAATCTGAATTTATATCTAGAAGAACAAGAAAACGAGTGTATACCAGATGATGTCAGTGAGTGCAGTAGCATTCTTAGTGACGGCAGAAACTCGTCCTATAAACTAGACATTCCTTCACCAGAAGACGACAAAGAAAATTCTGTTTCCGACTCTATCTCTTATccttataataataagaaattCACGCATCAAAATGTGGAAATGATCATAGCGGAACGAATTGAAGGCAGCAAGCAGCATGCGTCAGTAGCGGATATAAAGAAGACGACGGATGGGTATGCGGAGCCTGAAGACTGTCTTAAATTTTCCAACTATAAAGAACCTGTGGACAGCTTGGAAACAGTACATGGTCGAAATACGGAGAGTGTTTTTAACCACGACACTCAGCAGCCCATaatgtttaaaaactttattgaaACAAACGGGCATCGGTTGGATAGCACCTCTCCAGTGAACTCGCCATTCCGCAGGATACATCCTAAAGTGATTATCCCTCCACCGCAGTTAAGCACGCATAGAAACGAGGGTGGCTTGCCAATTGTACCAAAGGAGTACGCACGAACACCAAGTTCTGACGTAGAAGAACTTTTGGTGTCTCATACGGAGATTGACAAAATTCGCCGAAAGGCTCACGAACAAGCTATGAAAACGTGGAAGAAAAACAAAGCACTAGAAGAAGTGCCGATTTGTGAGGAGAGTGATCACCTCAACGGTGGAGAGAGATCAGATGGGGAAGTGTTTTATCCAAGCAATGCGTCGGAATTTCCAG AACCAACGGAAAAATTAGCCGCTAAAACATCCATTCGACGTGCCAGTGCCGAACAGATTGCCTCATTGAACGACAACGACGGCGACAACATGTATCGCCTACAAACGATGACGTTAGACAGGGATAAGAAAAAGAAGTCGAAAATCAAAAAGTTCTTTCAGAAACTTTCgtcaaagaaagaagaaaaggtCGACGTAGATCATAATGAGGACGGCGACGGTTTTCGCACACCGTTACGTTCAACTTCGTCATATTATAAAGATCGACGAAAAAGTGACGGTACAATCTCTCTTCATAGTATACAGGAAATCCACAGTATAAACCCGACTCCGACGACTAAAAgacgtttatttttatttaaccttAGTTTTATGAAAAAAGGACGCCGACAGCGGTCTTACACGAGTAGTCACATGTCGTACGATGACGGTGGTTACGACGTAAGAGACTGCAGACCGTCCGACACAGTTCGGGCACTGTGCAGTCCGGACATCACCAGACGTAATTTAGTGAATAAAATGTTACGACAACGACGGGGGTCTGAACCGTCTCTTTACCGCATACAGGAAACATCACGGACCAAAAAATACAAAGCACCTCTTCCACCGGACAACGTTGTACCTTTTACGACACGGAAAGTTAAACCACGGACGTCGAACAGTAGTGTTTCGAGCGTAGACACGTCTGACGAAGCAGATTATataaactttcctttctctAAGACAGATGTACAAGCCCCTTCGAAACCTCAACGACATATCA GAAGTGGCAGCACTGAACCATACTCTAGTCACCGTTCAAACTCTCTCAGCAGCAGTAGTACTGCTAGCAAAAAGAGTTCAACAAGACTTGACGACGACGAATGGAAAAAAGACGTCGAATATGCAGTGCAGAACATGCATACCGTCGAGACGAAGGTGGGTCGATTAAGTAGCAACTCCTCTGAATCCTCATCATTTTCGTCGGAAAGTTTGTCGTCTTCTCAAAGGAGTCACGCCCTGCATCTCGAAGCGTCGTACGTCAATGTGACGTCGAATAAAAACAATTCTCTACGTCGCACGCCATTACGTCACTCGATCGATAACTTCAACAAATTAATCGAACTGCATCGGCAGACAATCGAGAAAATTGCGTATGAATCTTCGCGGCTGCACTGTGACTGTGAATTGTTGATTGGCCAACAGTGGGAGGATTTTGAACGTAGTAACGAGATGGTACAGTTGGGTTTGACCGGTTACATGGTGGTACCCGTGGCTTGCCCGAAGTCGAGCAACCGAGCATATACGGCATGG CTGCGGTTAGAGCAAAAACAGACGTCAGAGCAGGTGTCGTGTTTTGCAAACATGTGTTATTCGAAGTTAACCTTACACCGCAACTGCTTGCATATTTGTCATATGATTGAGCAAGCCTACTCTTCTCCCTGCGATGGCGGTCTTCCTAAAGCCATCCAGTTTGATTGCGTCTACATTTCACCACAAATACCCAACATGGCGCTGTCCAGATACATTAGTTTAACGTTGGAGAAACATGCACGCTACCCGGAGATATACGAACGGGAGATTGCTTTAATTGCATTGCAAGTTGTGAAGGGTGTGCAATATTTGCAGCAAAATGGCGTCTCTTTGACTTCTTTAGGGACGGAAAATATATTTGTATTAAATAACGGCGATCAATCTGTTGTTTTGTCGCCAAGGCGAACGCCGAATAAATGTCCGGCAGTGGCGATCGCCGTTCTACCTGGTTTGGGAAATGGCGTTGAAGAGATTCAACATAACCAGACAACAAGTGTTTGCCATCAGCTGGCTTTTCTTTTATTTGAACTTTTACATTCACCGTACCACGATGAATTAAGAGACGCAACGGACTTTTCAATGCTGTTAGCGACGTTGCCTGACTTGACGataaaaagtatatatagtCGATATTTTCAATATATCACGAACTTACTTCTCGAGTCTGAGACACACAATAGCCGTTCGCTGGACGACCTAAGATTGGTTTTGGAAGTGCTTTTGTTTGGACCGACAGATATATGTGACCACGAAGAAGACGACGCCGTCAGTTTAATAAACAAATGGCTTAATCGTCGATGTGTGGACGTCGTGACTCATATATTGAAAGAAGCGTCACTGAATATGTCGTGTATGGTGGGAACGACAAGTAGCGACGTCGAAAAGATAAAAAGCGTCGACCAGGAAGTGTTACTCGAGTGTGAGTTTTTGTCAGCGGTTACGCCTCATGACATTTATCGGATATCAAAAATGCTTAACAGATAA
- the LOC130630304 gene encoding uncharacterized protein LOC130630304 isoform X2 — translation MVLSHQQRFMYTEGVFQNEFIFSASRPVQPSSPGCAKRKVQQKLQRDAKQQPRGGQGSPSLLQKQSAGSRIPNFKVNTPNSAIRNKAADESKQNGLLPPSKLKTPEQQPKFSPASKMASPLSRISHQNNRSVPRLSQKNSDTSSSVTSSNDSSSTPVSRIQSPSYSVIGKTRISPPVTKSSESIHSKVNSGIPMKSGIPSRSTSALNNKRSLDSLRMSRENTAENLKQRKDSSSSIPCTRNKQSCESLGTSRENISDNYQRRADSGSSRSSSRRSSVGSSSSDGGDVVKPATHQNLAANIPKLKPSVTNLSSARQIKQPRAYNGGVSSGKQNQKLKEPNMDCGESKIKAPSGASSKHTSSSKLIPPSKPTGILKPMNKVTVDLGANKVDHQSKTTINNHADIERENVSLNSPKGIPRRASDGTVLKNRNTSSNTRPVFEKKFSESSFLAERDSCEENKEENMAENFVEKDSLRYPTVGKIPAALSSESKFVNTKAPLRYSASTDFGKSCAKIEGKASRSQSDSNVFHTPLKASVSADTGRGIKSVQKANRELDNLNLYLEEQENECIPDDVSECSSILSDGRNSSYKLDIPSPEDDKENSVSDSISYPYNNKKFTHQNVEMIIAERIEGSKQHASVADIKKTTDGYAEPEDCLKFSNYKEPVDSLETVHGRNTESVFNHDTQQPIMFKNFIETNGHRLDSTSPVNSPFRRIHPKVIIPPPQLSTHRNEGGLPIVPKEYARTPSSDVEELLVSHTEIDKIRRKAHEQAMKTWKKNKALEEVPICEESDHLNGGERSDGEVFYPSNASEFPEPTEKLAAKTSIRRASAEQIASLNDNDGDNMYRLQTMTLDRDKKKKSKIKKFFQKLSSKKEEKVDVDHNEDGDGFRTPLRSTSSYYKDRRKSDGTISLHSIQEIHSINPTPTTKRRLFLFNLSFMKKGRRQRSYTSSHMSYDDGGYDVRDCRPSDTVRALCSPDITRRNLVNKMLRQRRGSEPSLYRIQETSRTKKYKAPLPPDNVVPFTTRKVKPRTSNSSVSSVDTSDEADYINFPFSKTDVQAPSKPQRHIRSGSTEPYSSHRSNSLSSSSTASKKSSTRLDDDEWKKDVEYAVQNMHTVETKVGRLSSNSSESSSFSSESLSSSQRSHALHLEASYVNVTSNKNNSLRRTPLRHSIDNFNKLIELHRQTIEKIAYESSRLHCDCELLIGQQWEDFERSNEMVQLGLTGYMVVPVACPKSSNRAYTAWLRLEQKQTSEQVSCFANMCYSKLTLHRNCLHICHMIEQAYSSPCDGGLPKAIQFDCVYISPQIPNMALSRYISLTLEKHARYPEIYEREIALIALQVVKGVQYLQQNGVSLTSLGTENIFVLNNGDQSVVLSPRRTPNKCPAVAIAVLPGLGNGVEEIQHNQTTSVCHQLAFLLFELLHSPYHDELRDATDFSMLLATLPDLTIKSIYSRYFQYITNLLLESETHNSRSLDDLRLVLEVLLFGPTDICDHEEDDAVSLINKWLNRRCVDVVTHILKEASLNMSCMVGTTSSDVEKIKSVDQEVLLECEFLSAVTPHDIYRISKMLNR, via the exons cgtcCCGTCCTGTGCAGCCATCCTCACCTGGTTGTGCTAAACGCAAGGTGCAGCAAAAACTCCAACGTGACGCAAAGCAGCAACCAAGAGGCGGACAAG GTTCTCCGAGTCTTCTTCAGAAGCAATCGGCTGGTTCAAGAATTCCTAATTTTAAAGTCAACACGCCTAACAGTGCAATACGTAATAAAGCAGCCGATGAATCAAAACAAAATGGCCTGCTTCCACCTTCGAAGTTAAAAACACCGGAACAACAACCAAAGTTCTCACCTGCAAGTAAAATGGCTTCGCCGTTGTCTAGAATTTCCCATCAGAACAATAGATCTGTGCCTCGTTTATCTCAGAAAAATTCTGATACAAGTTCCTCAGTTACCAGCAGTAATGACAGTAGTAGCACTCCCGTATCTAGGATTCAATCGCCTTCGTACAGTGTCATCGGAAAGACTCGCATATCTCCGCCGGTTACTAAAAGCAGCGAGTCTATACATTCAAAAGTGAATTCGGGTATTCCAATGAAGAGTGGAATACCGTCGAGATCGACGTCGGCTCTTAATAACAAACGTTCGCTCGATAGTCTCCGAATGAGTCGCGAAAATACAGCGGAGAACTTAAAACAAAGAAAGGACTCAAGCTCTTCCATACCCTGTACGCGAAATAAACAGTCTTGCGAGAGTTTAGGGACGAGTCGAGAAAACATATCGGACAATTATCAACGGAGGGCAGACTCTGGCTCAAGCAGGAGCAGTTCTCGTCGTTCGTCTGTCGGTAGTTCTTCAAGTGACGGCGGCGACGTTGTTAAGCCTGCTACTCATCAGAATTTAGCAGCGAACATTCCGAAGCTTAAACCATCGGTCACTAACCTGTCTTCCGCTAGACAGATCAAACAACCACGAGCCTATAATGGTGGTGTATCGAGCGGGAAACAAAATCAAAAGCTAAAAGAACCTAATATGGATTGTGGCGAATCCAAAATAAAAGCCCCGTCTGGTGCGTCTTCAAAACACACATCGTCCTCGAAACTCATTCCTCCCTCAAAACCAACAGGAATTCTAAAACCTATGAACAAAGTAACTGTTGATCTAGGTGCCAATAAAGTCGATCACCAGTCCAAGACTACAATAAACAATCATGCCGATATTGAAAGGGAAAATGTTTCTTTGAACTCTCCGAAAGGCATACCGCGAAGAGCTTCCGACGGCACCGTTCTTAAAAATAGAAACACGTCTTCTAACACTCGCCCTGTGTTTGAAAAGAAATTCAGTGAGTCCTCGTTCCTAGCTGAGAGAGATAGTTGCGAAGAAAACAAGGAGGAGAACATGGCAGAGAATTTCGTTGAAAAAGATTCTTTACGGTATCCTACAGTCGGAAAGATTCCGGCAGCCTTATCAAGTGAATCGAAATTTGTTAATACAAAAGCGCCGCTTCGTTATTCCGCTTCGACCGATTTCGGGAAGTCGTGTGCTAAaattgaagggaaagcatccaGATCTCAAAGCGATTCAAACGTTTTTCATACACCTTTGAAGGCTTCTGTCAGTGCAGATACAGGCAGGGGCATTAAAAGTGTACAGAAGGCAAACAGAGAGCTAGATAATCTGAATTTATATCTAGAAGAACAAGAAAACGAGTGTATACCAGATGATGTCAGTGAGTGCAGTAGCATTCTTAGTGACGGCAGAAACTCGTCCTATAAACTAGACATTCCTTCACCAGAAGACGACAAAGAAAATTCTGTTTCCGACTCTATCTCTTATccttataataataagaaattCACGCATCAAAATGTGGAAATGATCATAGCGGAACGAATTGAAGGCAGCAAGCAGCATGCGTCAGTAGCGGATATAAAGAAGACGACGGATGGGTATGCGGAGCCTGAAGACTGTCTTAAATTTTCCAACTATAAAGAACCTGTGGACAGCTTGGAAACAGTACATGGTCGAAATACGGAGAGTGTTTTTAACCACGACACTCAGCAGCCCATaatgtttaaaaactttattgaaACAAACGGGCATCGGTTGGATAGCACCTCTCCAGTGAACTCGCCATTCCGCAGGATACATCCTAAAGTGATTATCCCTCCACCGCAGTTAAGCACGCATAGAAACGAGGGTGGCTTGCCAATTGTACCAAAGGAGTACGCACGAACACCAAGTTCTGACGTAGAAGAACTTTTGGTGTCTCATACGGAGATTGACAAAATTCGCCGAAAGGCTCACGAACAAGCTATGAAAACGTGGAAGAAAAACAAAGCACTAGAAGAAGTGCCGATTTGTGAGGAGAGTGATCACCTCAACGGTGGAGAGAGATCAGATGGGGAAGTGTTTTATCCAAGCAATGCGTCGGAATTTCCAG AACCAACGGAAAAATTAGCCGCTAAAACATCCATTCGACGTGCCAGTGCCGAACAGATTGCCTCATTGAACGACAACGACGGCGACAACATGTATCGCCTACAAACGATGACGTTAGACAGGGATAAGAAAAAGAAGTCGAAAATCAAAAAGTTCTTTCAGAAACTTTCgtcaaagaaagaagaaaaggtCGACGTAGATCATAATGAGGACGGCGACGGTTTTCGCACACCGTTACGTTCAACTTCGTCATATTATAAAGATCGACGAAAAAGTGACGGTACAATCTCTCTTCATAGTATACAGGAAATCCACAGTATAAACCCGACTCCGACGACTAAAAgacgtttatttttatttaaccttAGTTTTATGAAAAAAGGACGCCGACAGCGGTCTTACACGAGTAGTCACATGTCGTACGATGACGGTGGTTACGACGTAAGAGACTGCAGACCGTCCGACACAGTTCGGGCACTGTGCAGTCCGGACATCACCAGACGTAATTTAGTGAATAAAATGTTACGACAACGACGGGGGTCTGAACCGTCTCTTTACCGCATACAGGAAACATCACGGACCAAAAAATACAAAGCACCTCTTCCACCGGACAACGTTGTACCTTTTACGACACGGAAAGTTAAACCACGGACGTCGAACAGTAGTGTTTCGAGCGTAGACACGTCTGACGAAGCAGATTATataaactttcctttctctAAGACAGATGTACAAGCCCCTTCGAAACCTCAACGACATATCA GAAGTGGCAGCACTGAACCATACTCTAGTCACCGTTCAAACTCTCTCAGCAGCAGTAGTACTGCTAGCAAAAAGAGTTCAACAAGACTTGACGACGACGAATGGAAAAAAGACGTCGAATATGCAGTGCAGAACATGCATACCGTCGAGACGAAGGTGGGTCGATTAAGTAGCAACTCCTCTGAATCCTCATCATTTTCGTCGGAAAGTTTGTCGTCTTCTCAAAGGAGTCACGCCCTGCATCTCGAAGCGTCGTACGTCAATGTGACGTCGAATAAAAACAATTCTCTACGTCGCACGCCATTACGTCACTCGATCGATAACTTCAACAAATTAATCGAACTGCATCGGCAGACAATCGAGAAAATTGCGTATGAATCTTCGCGGCTGCACTGTGACTGTGAATTGTTGATTGGCCAACAGTGGGAGGATTTTGAACGTAGTAACGAGATGGTACAGTTGGGTTTGACCGGTTACATGGTGGTACCCGTGGCTTGCCCGAAGTCGAGCAACCGAGCATATACGGCATGG CTGCGGTTAGAGCAAAAACAGACGTCAGAGCAGGTGTCGTGTTTTGCAAACATGTGTTATTCGAAGTTAACCTTACACCGCAACTGCTTGCATATTTGTCATATGATTGAGCAAGCCTACTCTTCTCCCTGCGATGGCGGTCTTCCTAAAGCCATCCAGTTTGATTGCGTCTACATTTCACCACAAATACCCAACATGGCGCTGTCCAGATACATTAGTTTAACGTTGGAGAAACATGCACGCTACCCGGAGATATACGAACGGGAGATTGCTTTAATTGCATTGCAAGTTGTGAAGGGTGTGCAATATTTGCAGCAAAATGGCGTCTCTTTGACTTCTTTAGGGACGGAAAATATATTTGTATTAAATAACGGCGATCAATCTGTTGTTTTGTCGCCAAGGCGAACGCCGAATAAATGTCCGGCAGTGGCGATCGCCGTTCTACCTGGTTTGGGAAATGGCGTTGAAGAGATTCAACATAACCAGACAACAAGTGTTTGCCATCAGCTGGCTTTTCTTTTATTTGAACTTTTACATTCACCGTACCACGATGAATTAAGAGACGCAACGGACTTTTCAATGCTGTTAGCGACGTTGCCTGACTTGACGataaaaagtatatatagtCGATATTTTCAATATATCACGAACTTACTTCTCGAGTCTGAGACACACAATAGCCGTTCGCTGGACGACCTAAGATTGGTTTTGGAAGTGCTTTTGTTTGGACCGACAGATATATGTGACCACGAAGAAGACGACGCCGTCAGTTTAATAAACAAATGGCTTAATCGTCGATGTGTGGACGTCGTGACTCATATATTGAAAGAAGCGTCACTGAATATGTCGTGTATGGTGGGAACGACAAGTAGCGACGTCGAAAAGATAAAAAGCGTCGACCAGGAAGTGTTACTCGAGTGTGAGTTTTTGTCAGCGGTTACGCCTCATGACATTTATCGGATATCAAAAATGCTTAACAGATAA